The window acgctaaaattctgcgcacgctaaaaatgctatcgcagcttagtaaaaggagcccatagtttttcttattaaccccttcctttttcaaagccatgctagcatttttaggcCCGGCCGCCACAGTAagagctctgatgttcatagaattcctttggatgtattaggaaatttcaagatgtgtgggagccattaataaaattttgtaatgattagttgttacttttcccttaattcttaaagttcatttttcagggaggggtggggggattttaagtataacatcttatagaaagtaatttaattacttattaagaaggggtgggaagggagggagataagattttatgattggtattattgctgaatattaagtgatattctcaatgtgcaaatgtgtttatgtattatcacacttattgtacgtataaaaatgaataaagatttacaaaaaaaaaaaaaaagaattcctttgagcgtccgAGTTGTTACTGccccagctggcactaaaaacactagcgcgactttgtaaaggagggggtaaattagaTGTCTTCCGCTGTTACATAGATCCTTACCAAATCAAGCATGTTGGTGATTCAGTTATTGCCTTAACACTATTCCATTTTTTCATTCTGTTTAGGTTTACAAGTGCCATAGTTTATCAAGGGCTCATCATGCGCTTGGGAATTGTATCAGGAAGTCTCTATGTTGATTTTTTCATCTCAGCCATAGTGGAGTTGCCTGCTGCTATCCTAATACTACTGACAATTGATCGCATTGGTCGGCGACTTCCTTTCGCTCTGAGTAATATCGGGGCTGGAGTGGCATGCTTAATCACAGCTTGCCTATCAGAAGGTATGGTACATAGAGGTCGCTCATATCTACTTCACAGGCCACTCCCACACACATGTTCAGAAGTAGGGTATAATAGGTAAGCTAACTGGCTGCAAATGTTCTCAGTTGCACCACAGAGTCATTCCTCataaagtaaagtaaagtaatttatttcttatataccgctacatccgttaggttctaagcggtttacagaaaatatacattaaaattagaaataagaaaggtacttgaaaaattcccttactgtcccaaaggctcacaatctaactaaagtacctggagggtaatagagaagtgaaaagtagagttagaggaaaaataaaaataaaataaacattttaacaagacagcattgatctaaatattttggaaggtagaagagaggagagaaaggaatagaagcagaagggggagccgttgaacagtataattctggagaaatttaaatgatagaaatagaacaaaacaaagacaaaaggcaaaacaatagataagattaaagataaatcataagctggaaagaaaaataaaataaaactttgtcttcaatccacggtttcagcgtcagtgatgaagtggagcaagtaagtttaggaggagcgattgacgtttccagaaagggcttcttcagggaagagacttggcagacagtcccaggatgcctatgtctcctcccctgcgatgttctcccatccatgcattccctcccagacacactgcccgtgccccagccgctccaaggaggctgccccagatgaggcccacggtgaatgcaggattctttcctctgcgggaaagccgcccggagccgacagtcgatcttcttagcggattgcatgctACAGGAATTAAAAATTCAGAACAATCAGGATGTTCATTGATCTGATTTATAAATATATAGATAACATTTAAAATGTACCTGTGAACAGTAGAAGAAGTAGACAGGAGCAGGGTTGTTGGAACTTGGGCCTGTGATGCCAGATTAAGGAGCCTGTGAAGCGGAGAGTTTGGGGCCTTGTGTTGGAAATATATTGATAAAGAAACTCTGTAGTGATCAGGATACACGAAAATACATAGAAGAAAGGCATAGACAGCTCTCAAACAGTacataacatagaaaaatgactgAGGAAACAATACAggatcataaaaaaaaattaagaattttATCAAGACATATATAGAACAACTACAGTCACATCTATAAAAACTCATActaaatcagtgtctctcaaactgtgtgccacggcacagtggtatgCCATGAGAgactccagaattttattttattttaaaatattcctttcataagtatacactagaatagatgacatgtacatcacatATGCATGAGTCTGTCAATGTCGTGAGCgtttgtgtgcataaggatacaaccacccaaacaagcatcattctttgacgtgattggtccttgaaaactaacgacaagtaattttaatgttattttttatgcagcatttatcctaacttgagcaactaATCAGTCAAGGCTttattactgtttggatcttcttatctttgcaaagttggattttcagctctaacagaaattaaatcagaaaaaaaagagagactgcagatggtggatgatgaaatgtgtgtttgcttgttgactgagccgcgttttgagttaatttgcactcaaaaacaagcacgtccatcgcattgattagctattctattctatctactttagtttcactattgatacaattacccatacatagctgtTCGCTCGCGCCGGACTTTCCAATCCCCGTTGACAAATAAGTCGGTCAGGAAGCTGCTTCTCGGCCATGGCTTTTAAAGATACTGGCAAAGCACCTGTGGAACAACAGGTTGCCATCCTTCGGATTAGAATCACCCTGACAAGTTGCAATGTAAAGTCTCTTGAGAAGGTTTGTGCTGATCTGATCCGAGGAGCCAAGGAAAAGAATCTAAAAGTGAAAGGACCTGTTCACATGCCGACCAAGACTCTGCGTATCACTACCAGGAAGACTCCTTGTGGCGAAGGTTTCAAGATCTGGGATCGGTTCCAAATGCGCATTCACAAGCGTATGATTGATCTTCACAGTCCTTCTGAGATTGTCAAGCAAATCACTTCCATCAGCATTGAACCAGGTGTAGAAGTTGAAGTTACGATTGCTGATGCCTAAATTTGGTTTTCAGTTCAATAAAAGTTAAcgtcattttttttttggggggggggaaaaacaactttaaataaataactctcaaatgtaattttttgttggttttgcaattttatcatttcagttataatgtaccgcaaaaaaatatttgctccgtttGTGTGgtagagctaaaaaagtttgagacagtGCACTAAATCATCCTTTTATGGTCTCTGCAATGTAAGATTTATAAATGTAGAAACCTATGCAAACCAGTCATATCTGGTATTCGCACACTCACAATCTCTCTGAATAAAGTCCTTAAACCCCTACTGCACAAGAAAAAACAGTTTCATATAAGAAACCACAGACTTTCTGAGCACATTTAAAAAGCATTCAAGCAGCTACCACCTTGCACACTCCTGATCACAGCAACATTCCCTATGCAGGTGGCATAGCTACATGTGACAGATTCCTAAAAACATCTACTCTGGACTACCATTATACATCAGAAACcattacaaaattaatcaaaTTCATCCTAACCCACAACTACTTCTGTTTCAACAATGACATCAATCTATAAATCATGGGCACTGCTATGGGTACCAGGACTGTATGACAACATACCAACCTTAAACTAGAAAAGCTAAATAGTTGTTTGATAGTTAAGTATAAAGAATCCAAAACCATTAAAAAAGTCAAAATGGGCTGTAGAAAATTTTTCTTAAACTTTAATTAAACCTTAACTGAGCAAACAGaaacaagcctcagattatggattcattttttcccattctgggatttcttccaagagaaataaaacttcttttctcttactcctgataacatcactggcttgaacccatcctccctgcTATAACTAAAACCATTAATTTAAatcttatattttattaatttcttaATTTCTTATTTATTCTCCAAATTGATATCTTTATCGATTCATACTCAAattcaattaccgtattttcgcggatataacgcgcgcgttatacgtgtttttacgtaccgcgcatacccctcgcgcgttatatgcctgagcgcggtatacaaaagttttaaaacatagttcccaccccgcccgacgcccgattcacacccccagcaggaccgctcgcacccccaccccgaacgactgctcgcacgcgctcccacccgcacccgcatccacgatcggagcaagagggagcccaagccctcttgcccggccgactccccgacgtccgatacatcccccccccccggcaggaccactcgcacccccaccccgaaggaccgccgacttcccgacaatatcgggccagaagggagcccaaaccctcctggccacggggaccccctaaccccaccccgcactacattacgggcaggagggatcccaggccctcctgccctcgacgcaaacccccctcccccccaacgaccgccccccccaagaacctccgaccgccccccagccgacccgcgatccccctggcgacccccacgacccccccaccccccttccccgtacctttggtagttggccggacagacgggagccaaacccgcctgtccggcaggcagccaacgaaggaatgaggccggattggcccatccgtcctaaagctccgcctactggtggggcctaaggcgcgtgggccaatcagaataggccctggagccttaggtcccacctgggggcgcggcctgaggcacatgggcccaacccgaccatgtgcctcaggccgcgcccccaggtgggacctaaggctccagggcctattctgattggcccacgcgccttaggccccaccagtaggcggagctttaggatggatgggccaatccggcctcattccttcgttggctgcctgccggacaggcgggtttggctcccgtctgtccggccaactatcaaaggtacggggaaggggggtgggggggtcgtgggggtcgccagggggatcgcgggtcggctggggggcggtcggaggttcttggggggggcggtcgttggggggaggggggtttgcgtcgagggcaggagggcctgggatccctcctgcccgtaatgtagtgcggggtggggttagggggtcgccgtggccaggaggatttgggctccctcctggcccgatattgttggggagtcggcggtccttcggggggagggatgtattggacgtcgggggggggcatcaggctttcaggatggggacagaccttcaaggggggacagtgcacggaagtcagggggggtaaacggagagtcgggacagcgcacagaaagtcagggcgggcgaaaggagcgtcgggcagcatgcgcggtatacccgtgagcgcggtataccaaagtttttgtacatagcatcgtgatttctgcgcgctatacccgtgtgcgcgttttacacgggtgcgcgttatatccgcgaaaatacggtaaatctaaAATTCTTGTAACTTAATGATTTATCATAATTGGTTGGGGATTTTTTTCATAAGAAGGTTACAGTTCATTTTAACACTCAAAACTGACAGAAAGACTATACTGTAACTTTAAAGTGCACTGGTGCTATCAGTACAAACAGCAAGCAAGCTATCTAGTTTGATAGTAACTTTCACAGAGAGCCTTTTGCAAGAGTATTCCTTTTAAGTTTCAGGATAAACACTGTGTTCAGTTATCTGTCAATTAAATCACAGTAACTAATTAAAGACAAAAGTTCAAAAGGCCCTACTGacatattgggctagattcactaagcaaactgatcgtgtaccgatcggtttgcgacccctttgtgacctgatttccctccgactcgattcactaacctgtcctgCAATCCCCTTCCGATCCATACattcaaatgaggggaaacggcatgcaaagtaggcagggatgcgattcaccaaacaaatctgggacaccgactgggctggtcgatcaagagaagaaacaactgctggggaccagtcgcacatgtctctgccgactctcctgctccatggctgccctgccctctgccccgatcttccagtcctgctttctgccccgatcatgtcctctctgctcTGAGGTCtggatctctgctgccttccctgcactgcgagcccacaggtttaaagcggggctgcacgccgcagAGATCCAgagcttggggcagagagcagggcatgacagGCTGACAGGAGAAAGCAGGCTTCAGTGTTGACAGGAAATCTTTAGGCCTTGGACTTAAGAAAAGTTGAAGACGTTGTAAAACAAGAGAGCACCGAGCAGCAGAAAGGCAACAAGCCAGTGTTGACgaaagggaagaggctgctgccgccgaggatagcccttccctgggagagcaggagagtcggggcctgggggaaaaaaaaaacggacacaaaacgcatgcccagaccatctgcagggaaagcagatggtctgcgcattcgTCAGGATTGCACACTAACGATCCGTGCGGTcagaggggggcgttcctccgatcgccctcaatTGAATTTTTTCctgttgtgaattggtcgggcctgctggAATCTGCCACGGaaatcaggttagtgaatctagcccattattTGCAATGTGGATCATCAAGgagccaacaaaaaaaaaaatggggagacccagtgatccacagtgaaaacaatccaccgatgaaaacaaaaaactgtggatacagatattctggagataatttattatacactgacatataaaaacatgaaaatataatgataaaaaatacaatggtaaaaatccaaccagaccctacacggtccgtgtttcggcgaacacgccttcctcagggatccaattgtttgcaaactcacatataaagagaGAGTCTCTATTACAGTTCATAGGCTAGCAATTAAAGAGCTAGCTTAAAACTGCTATAGTATCAGTATAAAGCACAGGTGGAATCAAGGaatgctttatggagcagctggttctgGAGCCACAAGAGGCAAAGTAATTCTAGACCTAGAATTCATAGTGGCgtgcaggaggtaatggtgctggaaccacttgataacagtgatcataacatctCTGGAGTAAatacacacaggaaatccaatactaTAGCATTTAACctcaaaaaaggagattatgataacatgaggagaatggtataaaagaaacttagaggagcaacTGCAGagatcaaaaatttacatcaggtgtggatgttattcaaaaatgccATTCTGGAAGCTGAAACCAGATATATTCcaagtattaaaaaaaagaggaaagaagACCAAATGGCAACTGGTGTGGTaaacaagtgaggtgaaggaagctattagaccTAAAAAAGAATTCTTCAGAAAGAGGAAGAAGGATCTGATGGAATATAATTATAAACAgaacaaggaatgtcaagtcaaatgcaaggcacaaatatgaaaagcaaagagagaccttgaaaagaagattgcactagaagcaaaaacacacagtaaaaccttttttaggtatattaaaagcaagaaactgggaagagaatcagttgaacCACTAGATGACCAAGGGATAAAAAGGGCTGTCAGGGAAGAAAAggtcatagtggagagattaaatgaattatttgcctcggtcttcaccaaggaaaatgtgggagagcaaatggtgccagaaatggtatttaattctgatgaatcagagaaacctAAACAAATCTCTTTAACTCTGGAAGatataatgggtcaatttgacaaactgaacagtagcaaatcgcctggactggatggtatacatcccagagtactgatagaattgaaaagtgaacttgcagagctattgttatttgtaatttttctttaaaatccagcatagtaccagaagactggagggtggccaacataatgccaattttaaaaaaggttttagaAGTGATcctggaaattatagactggtgagtctgacgtcagtgccgggcaaaatgatagagattattataaagaacaaaatggcaaaacatatacataagcaaagattaatgagagaaagccagcatggatttagtcaagggaaatcttgctttaccaatctactgcatttctttgaaggggtgaatgaacatatggataatggtgagccggttgatattgtatatttggattttcaaaaggcatttgacaaagtacctgaggaaattagaaagtcatgggataggagataatggcctattatggattaagaactggttgaaagacagaaaacagagagtagggttaaatggtcaatattctcaatggagaacgGTAAATAATGGAGTTCCCcaggagtctgtgctgggactgctgctttttaacttaTCAATGATCTTGAGATAggaataattagtgagataattaaatttgctgatgacataaagttgttaaatcacaagaggattgtgaaaattttCAAGAGGACTTTGCAAGACTGggaaactgggcatcaaaatgattgattacgtttaatgtgagcaagtacaaagtgatttatttaggaaagaggaacccaaactatgtgatgttaggagtcaccacccagaaaaaggatctaatatctaggtgtcattattgaAAATACAtttaaaccctcagctcagtatgCAACAgcggttaagaaagcaaatagagtgttaggaattatcaggaaaagaatggaaaacaacaatgagaatgttataatgcccttgcagtggcgtaccaagggggggggcggggggggcggtccgccccgggtaccaagccctgagggggtgctcccggtccggtccagttccccccctgcgccgggtgtcgcgtctggaaacagcctgcagcaagatcgcgatgccagagatctttgcctgcttcgactgtttcctccgccacggtcctgcccctcctctgatgtcagaggaggggcgggaccgcggcggaggaaacagccgaagcaggcaaagatctctggcatcgcgcgatcttgttgcaggctgtttccccagggcagtagcgtaccaaggggggcgagggggaggtccatcccgggtgccgccttaggggggggtgcacagctggcccggtccctatcgcgctcctaccctcccagcgaaagcagcatcggcgccattatcgaaaaaggtaatggcgccaggccttggagcaccaaggcagaccgcttctcccccctcccagccgaaaccccgctgaccatcctatctctccccccccaagtgaacctttccgaccctcccagcgaaagcagcaaacctccctccagtagcgtcggctttatcctccctctgccgcatcactgatgacgtcatcagtaatgcagcagagggaggagaaagccgcgaaggaggtttgctgctctcgctgggaaggtcggaaaggttcacgggggggggagataggagggtcagcgggggttcggctgggaggggggagaagtggactgcctcggtgctccattaccttcttcgggcagcagcagcgtttacaattcgctgctgttgccggcttcaggccttgttctctgccgggtcctgcctacttccagttttcatgaagacaggacccgacagagaggaaggcctgaagcgggcaacagcagtgaattgtgaatgctgctgctgcccgatgaagttcaggacatcaggacatcggggaaggagcagggagaaatcggctgctggcttgggggtgagggtagggaaagaatcgtggaagtggagaaatcggcacgatggctttgtgcaggctagggggagagagaaagaaaggaaaaaataaagaggggggggccagggggagagagaaagaaaggcagaaataaagaggggtcagggggagagagaaagaaaggcagaaagaaagaggggggtcaagggggagagaaagaaaggcagaaagaaagaggagggccagggggagagagaaagaaaggcagaaagaaagaggagagccagggggagagagaaagaaaggcagaaagaaagagggggaccaaggggagagaaagaaagacagaaataaagaggggggtcaagagggagagaaagaaaggcagaaagaaagaggggggccaggaggagagagaaagaaaggcagaaagaaagagggggaccaaggggagagaaagaaagacagaaataaagaggggggtcaagggggagagaaagaaaggcagaaagaaagaggggggccaggaggagagagaaagaaaggcagaaataaagaggggagccagggggagagagaaagaagaaggatcagaagaaggaccagagactcatgaaatcaccagacaaaaaagtaggaaaaatgattttattttcaacttagtgatcaaaatgtgtccgttttgaaaatttatatctgctgtctatattttgcactatggcccccttttactaaaccgcaatagagttttttagcgcagggagcctatgagagtcgagagcagcgtggggcattcagcgcagctccctacgctaaaaaccgctatcgcagtttagtaaaaagggagggggaatatttgtctatttttgtatagttgttactgaggtgacattgcataaagtcatctgccttgacctctttgaaaacccgcggaatataaatgataattaacattttctctgcgtacagcgtgctttgtgtttttaaaattttattgttggtagatcattttgacttgg is drawn from Geotrypetes seraphini chromosome 3, aGeoSer1.1, whole genome shotgun sequence and contains these coding sequences:
- the LOC117358144 gene encoding 40S ribosomal protein S20-like; the protein is MAFKDTGKAPVEQQVAILRIRITLTSCNVKSLEKVCADLIRGAKEKNLKVKGPVHMPTKTLRITTRKTPCGEGFKIWDRFQMRIHKRMIDLHSPSEIVKQITSISIEPGVEVEVTIADA